Part of the Paenibacillus kyungheensis genome, TCTTATCCAATCAACTCGTACTTTTGAAAACTTAGAAACAGACCATCTTCTTCTACCGTCGTTGTAATATGATCTGCTATCGCTTGCAGAGCTGGTTTGGCATTTCCCATCGCTATTCCGGTCTTGCAGTACTCTAGCATCTCCGCATCATTCATTCCATCACCGATAGCTATGATATCTTCTCGGGACATTCCTAGATGTTCAAGCAAATCTGCAATAGCTAGAGCTTTATGTATTCCAGGGATAATTAACTCTCCACTGCCTTCGCCAAATATAGGGACAGTACATTGCATCACATGAAACTTCCCTTCAAATTCTTGCTTGATCTGTTCAAAAGGAATAGTCGAACTTTCTAGAAAACAGACTTTATTTACATCATCTTTGTACAGATTAGCTTCGCCATACGTTAATCCTGTGATAAAAGGATGAGGGGTTAATGCTTTCTTTTGCTGTGCAAGTGGATCATTCTCTAGATCTCCATAGATGCGTCGTTCCAAATGAGCTTCAAGCTGGCTACTCGCATAGAGAGCTGAATTGGATTCCAGATAAAAATCGATCTGATGCTGGTTAAAAAAGTCCACCATATGGCGTACATCTTCTTCTGTTACTTTTTTGTGGTATAAAATATCTTCTCCAAACTCGACATAACCTCCACCTGCTCCAATCAGTCCATCGAATCCAATCTCCCAGATACTATCGTAAATCTCAGCTTTGGAGCGACCTGTACATAGATAGAGTAAGTGTCCGTTGTTACGTGCTTGCTGACAAGCTTGTTTTGCAGACAAGGGGATATGTCCATCATCGTCTACCAGTGTGCCATCTATATCAATAAAGACTATTTTTCGGTGAGTGTTTTCTGTCATGATCTAACCTC contains:
- a CDS encoding Cof-type HAD-IIB family hydrolase, coding for MTENTHRKIVFIDIDGTLVDDDGHIPLSAKQACQQARNNGHLLYLCTGRSKAEIYDSIWEIGFDGLIGAGGGYVEFGEDILYHKKVTEEDVRHMVDFFNQHQIDFYLESNSALYASSQLEAHLERRIYGDLENDPLAQQKKALTPHPFITGLTYGEANLYKDDVNKVCFLESSTIPFEQIKQEFEGKFHVMQCTVPIFGEGSGELIIPGIHKALAIADLLEHLGMSREDIIAIGDGMNDAEMLEYCKTGIAMGNAKPALQAIADHITTTVEEDGLFLSFQKYELIG